One region of Carassius carassius chromosome 41, fCarCar2.1, whole genome shotgun sequence genomic DNA includes:
- the LOC132123223 gene encoding galectin-9-like yields the protein MADCQQQMAVYKPTITVTSIEGGLQEGKSVIIIGRILPDSNRLHVNLQCGSDSEADVALHINPHYKDGSEHIVYNTYQNRSWGSGQSTPDSPIVKDKLFAIEILVTKEAYKISANGKHVMDYEHRIPITQVNTISVDQDNKLEFIGYQKSVVVPYKTLIKGGLQAGNAILIYGVPNTDSKRVEFNLRHRNGIAFHYLSLFDENVVVRNTSENGKWGAEERSRDVPFIKGQLFQVKVSCSAEQYEVSVNGQQAHTYKHRFTKLEDIDVFEVYGQLNLIFVHV from the exons ATGGCAGATTGTCAGCAACAGATGGCAGTTTATAAACCA ACAATCACAGTTACATCGATCGAGGGAGGCTTGCAGGAAGGGAAGAGTGTTATCATAATTGGACGGATTTTGCCAGATTCTAACAG ATTACATGTGAACCTTCAGTGCGGTTCTGATTCGGAGGCTGATGTTGCTCTGCACATAAACCCACACTATAAGGATGGCAGTGAACATATAGTGTACAACACCTACCAGAACAGAAGCTGGGGCTCCGGACAATCCACGCCTGACTCTCCTATCGTCAAAGACAAACTGTTCGCCATCGAGATCCTTGTCACCAAAGAGGCATACAAG ATAAGTGCCAATGGGAAACACGTAATGGACTACGAACACCGTATTCCAATCACTCAAGTGAACACCATCTCAGTGGACCAAGACAACAAGCTGGAGTTCATTGGCTACCAGAAATCTGTG GTGGTCCCGTACAAAACCCTGATCAAAGGTGGGCTACAGGCTGGCAATGCGATTCTCATTTATGGAGTTCCTAATACTGACTCTAAAAG GGTAGAGTTTAATCTGCGCCACAGGAATGGGATTGCATTTCACTACCTATCCCTTTTTGATGAGAATGTGGTTGTCCGCAATACCTCTGAGAATGGGAAATGGGGGGCAGAAGAAAGGAGTAGAGATGTGCCTTTTATAAAAGGTCAGCTATTTCAG GTTAAAGTCTCCTGCAGTGCAGAGCAGTATGAAGTGTCAGTGAATGGCCAGCAAGCACACACTTACAAGCATCGCTTTACTAAACTGGAGGACATCGATGTCTTTGAAGTTTATGGACAGCTAAACTTGATTTTTGTGCACGTCTAA
- the LOC132123556 gene encoding galectin-9-like isoform X2, whose protein sequence is MAFYQQQPFYNPRIPFSGQIQGGLQDGKSIIISGRVLPGANRFHVNLQCGSHSGADIALHFNPRYESPGYVVHNTCQSRSWGSEERKYESPFSQGQTFTLQILVEQDKYKISTNGRHFMDYRHRIPYTQVDTVSVDGMVELNSIAFQNPAGYIAPQAGYQPQYAMPPGCGFPAYPSAPNYTIPYKTVISGGLHPGKNIVINGVINPNASRITFNLRYRSGIAFHYNPRFDEKVVVRNTNQMENWGTEERSGGLPFQRGQPFQVTISCNPHHYNVFVNRKQAHTYKHRFTMLHDIDILEICGDLQLTLVQA, encoded by the exons ATGGCTTTTTATCAGCAACAGCCGTTTTACAACCCG AGAATCCCATTCAGTGGCCAAATTCAGGGTGGCCTGCAGGATGGCAAGAGCATTATCATAAGTGGGCGGGTTTTACCAGGAGCTAACAG ATTTCATGTGAACCTTCAGTGTGGTTCTCATTCCGGGGCTGATATTGCTCTGCATTTTAACCCACGCTATGAGAGCCCTGGGTATGTAGTGCACAACACCTGCCAGAGCAGGAGCTGGGGCTCAGAGGAACGCAAATATGAATCTCCCTTCTCCCAAGGCCAAACATTCACCCTCCAGATCCTTGTCGAGCAGGACAAATACAAG ATATCTACTAATGGGAGACACTTCATGGACTATAGACACCGTATTCCATACACTCAGGTGGACACCGTCTCAGTGGATGGAATGGTGGAGTTGAATTCTATTGCCTTCCAGAATCCTgcg gGTTATATCGCACCTCAAGCAGGGTATCAG CCTCAGTATGCTATGCCTCCAGGATGTGGG TTCCCGGCATACCCGTCTGCACCCAATTAT ACTATCCCGTACAAAACCGTCATCAGTGGTGGACTTCACCCTGGCAAAAACATTGTCATCAATGGAGTTATCAATCCCAATGCTAGCAG AATTACATTCAACCTGCGCTACAGAAGTGGGATTGCATTTCACTATAATCCTCGTTTTGATGAGAAAGTGGTTGTGCGCAACACCAATCAGATGGAGAATTGGGGTACGGAGGAACGGTCCGGAGGCTTGCCCTTTCAAAGAGGACAACCTTTTCAG GTCACCATCTCCTGCAACCCCCATCATTACAATGTGTTTGTCAATAGGAAACAAGCACACACTTACAAACATCGCTTCACAATGCTGCACGACATTGATATTTTGGAGATTTGTGGAGATCTGCAGCTGACTTTAGTGCAGGCTTAA
- the LOC132123556 gene encoding galectin-9-like isoform X1: MAFYQQQPFYNPRIPFSGQIQGGLQDGKSIIISGRVLPGANRFHVNLQCGSHSGADIALHFNPRYESPGYVVHNTCQSRSWGSEERKYESPFSQGQTFTLQILVEQDKYKISTNGRHFMDYRHRIPYTQVDTVSVDGMVELNSIAFQNPAPYLPPQPAFPGYIAPQAGYQPQYAMPPGCGFPAYPSAPNYTIPYKTVISGGLHPGKNIVINGVINPNASRITFNLRYRSGIAFHYNPRFDEKVVVRNTNQMENWGTEERSGGLPFQRGQPFQVTISCNPHHYNVFVNRKQAHTYKHRFTMLHDIDILEICGDLQLTLVQA, translated from the exons ATGGCTTTTTATCAGCAACAGCCGTTTTACAACCCG AGAATCCCATTCAGTGGCCAAATTCAGGGTGGCCTGCAGGATGGCAAGAGCATTATCATAAGTGGGCGGGTTTTACCAGGAGCTAACAG ATTTCATGTGAACCTTCAGTGTGGTTCTCATTCCGGGGCTGATATTGCTCTGCATTTTAACCCACGCTATGAGAGCCCTGGGTATGTAGTGCACAACACCTGCCAGAGCAGGAGCTGGGGCTCAGAGGAACGCAAATATGAATCTCCCTTCTCCCAAGGCCAAACATTCACCCTCCAGATCCTTGTCGAGCAGGACAAATACAAG ATATCTACTAATGGGAGACACTTCATGGACTATAGACACCGTATTCCATACACTCAGGTGGACACCGTCTCAGTGGATGGAATGGTGGAGTTGAATTCTATTGCCTTCCAGAATCCTgcg CCCTATTTACCTCCACAACCAGCCTTTCCA gGTTATATCGCACCTCAAGCAGGGTATCAG CCTCAGTATGCTATGCCTCCAGGATGTGGG TTCCCGGCATACCCGTCTGCACCCAATTAT ACTATCCCGTACAAAACCGTCATCAGTGGTGGACTTCACCCTGGCAAAAACATTGTCATCAATGGAGTTATCAATCCCAATGCTAGCAG AATTACATTCAACCTGCGCTACAGAAGTGGGATTGCATTTCACTATAATCCTCGTTTTGATGAGAAAGTGGTTGTGCGCAACACCAATCAGATGGAGAATTGGGGTACGGAGGAACGGTCCGGAGGCTTGCCCTTTCAAAGAGGACAACCTTTTCAG GTCACCATCTCCTGCAACCCCCATCATTACAATGTGTTTGTCAATAGGAAACAAGCACACACTTACAAACATCGCTTCACAATGCTGCACGACATTGATATTTTGGAGATTTGTGGAGATCTGCAGCTGACTTTAGTGCAGGCTTAA